Proteins encoded within one genomic window of bacterium:
- a CDS encoding GspH/FimT family pseudopilin gives MNDRLLSHQNAFTMIEILVITSIIVILATLAGPAVVHMMPGIRLNSTAQQIVNDLQFARMRSIATSREFRLSFNTSAESYRIEEGNKSEGSNWPGALVDLERRLNDSSNLYYQKNIDISSVTQDPVFNPKGLCSTASTIKIQNGDGGRKKITINLAGGIKVYDTWD, from the coding sequence ATGAACGATCGGCTATTGTCTCATCAGAACGCTTTCACCATGATCGAGATTCTGGTCATCACTTCGATAATTGTCATCCTGGCTACTCTTGCCGGACCGGCTGTCGTCCACATGATGCCCGGAATCAGACTGAATAGTACTGCTCAGCAAATTGTAAATGATCTGCAGTTTGCCCGGATGCGCTCAATCGCGACTTCCAGGGAATTCCGGCTCAGTTTTAATACCTCAGCGGAGAGTTACCGGATTGAGGAAGGCAACAAATCAGAAGGATCGAACTGGCCGGGTGCTTTGGTTGATCTGGAGAGAAGGTTAAATGACAGTTCCAACCTGTATTATCAAAAAAATATCGATATCAGCAGCGTAACCCAGGATCCGGTTTTCAATCCAAAGGGGTTATGTTCGACAGCCTCGACAATCAAAATTCAAAACGGTGATGGGGGCAGGAAGAAGATAACCATCAACCTGGCGGGAGGGATTAAAGTCTATGATACCTGGGATTAA
- a CDS encoding prepilin-type N-terminal cleavage/methylation domain-containing protein — protein sequence MIPGIKDRYPERTSCCLMEEGFTIMELLIALAILTISVLGMGNVIVNAARSGAISRKTTMACNLCQAKIEAIKALGYNALSNSQENNIDEKGQPGGYFSRTVTTANGPISDTRLITVTVSWTDILGPHAVSVQTMMANQ from the coding sequence ATGATACCTGGGATTAAAGACCGCTATCCGGAGAGAACGTCCTGTTGCCTGATGGAAGAAGGGTTTACTATTATGGAATTGCTCATCGCTCTGGCCATTCTGACCATCTCGGTTCTCGGTATGGGAAATGTTATCGTGAATGCTGCCCGAAGCGGTGCCATTTCCCGGAAAACCACCATGGCCTGTAATCTTTGCCAGGCGAAAATAGAAGCGATCAAGGCATTGGGTTATAATGCCCTGTCCAACAGTCAGGAAAATAATATTGATGAGAAAGGACAGCCGGGAGGGTACTTCAGTCGCACGGTCACGACAGCCAATGGACCGATTTCTGACACCAGGCTGATAACGGTCACCGTCAGTTGGACCGACATCCTCGGTCCACATGCAGTCTCCGTGCAAACCATGATGGCAAACCAGTAA